The sequence below is a genomic window from Streptomyces sp. NBC_00289.
ACCCTGGAACAGGCGTACCTGGACCTGACCGCAGACGAGACCGAGTTCACCGCCCAGCCGTCCGCGACGCAGCAGCAGGAGGCCTGACATGTCGTTCGCACCCGTGCTCCACTCCGAGTGGCTGAAGATCCGTACGCTCCGCTCGCTCTGCGGAGCCCTGCTGGCGGTGTTCGCCGTGACCACGGCGTTCTCCGCGATCGCCGGAGCCTCCGGCACCTCCGACCCCGAGTTCGACCCGCTCTTCACCGCACTGTCCGGCGTGACGCCCGGCCAGATCGCCGCGGTCTCCTTCGGCGCCATGGCGATGTCGTCGGAGTTCCACGGGGATGGACTCCGTCTCTCGCTCGCCGCGGTCCCTCAACGCGGCCGGTGGTTCGCGGCCAAGGCGACCGCCGTCGCCGTACCCGTCCTCCTCGTCGGGCTGGTCACCGCCCTCGCCGCGCTGGTCGCGGCGCGGGCGGGGCTCGGCGACGCGGCGAGCCCCCTCTCCGTGGCGGAGCAGGCCCGCGGTGTCGTGGGCTGTGCGGTCTACCTCACGCTGATGGCTCTGCTCGCGACCGGCCTGGCGGCCTTGTTGCGCAGTGGCGTGGGCACCCTGTCCGTCCTGATCCCGTTCCTCATCGTGGTCTCGTTCGTGATCGGGGACATGTCCGGCGGCGCCGAGGACCTGCTGCCCGACAAGGCGGGTCAGGTGGCCCTGTACGAGACCTACGACGGGACGCTGGGACCGTGGTCGGGGCTCGGCGTGAC
It includes:
- a CDS encoding ABC transporter permease → MSFAPVLHSEWLKIRTLRSLCGALLAVFAVTTAFSAIAGASGTSDPEFDPLFTALSGVTPGQIAAVSFGAMAMSSEFHGDGLRLSLAAVPQRGRWFAAKATAVAVPVLLVGLVTALAALVAARAGLGDAASPLSVAEQARGVVGCAVYLTLMALLATGLAALLRSGVGTLSVLIPFLIVVSFVIGDMSGGAEDLLPDKAGQVALYETYDGTLGPWSGLGVTALWTAAALAAGAWSVRRRDA